Proteins encoded together in one Passer domesticus isolate bPasDom1 chromosome 6, bPasDom1.hap1, whole genome shotgun sequence window:
- the TMEM260 gene encoding protein O-mannosyl-transferase TMEM260 isoform X2, protein MGAGPGPGAGIGVGSGTGIGIGNGAGGAAGALGAAVAALYTATLPPALPGGDAGELITAAYELGVAHPPGYPLFTLLAKVATGLPGGSPAFRVNLLCGLLGAAAASLLFCTVFRLSGSYAGGILAAGVFSFSRLTWQWSITAEVFSLNNLFVGLLMALTAHFEEASTAKERSKISKWGAFCCGLSLCNQHTIVLYVACVVPWVLTQLFRKKELSLGHLLKLGLCFLAGLLPYLYLPASSYLNRARWTWGDQTTFQGFLTHFLREEYGTFNLAKSETGSSMGEMLLFQLAQMKSELSLPVLALALVACVSTALLKKQQKSPVIWLFTGMLCLYSLFFAWRANLDVTKPLFLGVVERFWLQSSAVVAVLAGLGLATLASLGRGTVLEGSWLLPGLEWLPALALVASQLWANYSTCDQSSNYVIDKFARNVLSSMPTGAVILLRGDLPGNALRYLHYCEGMRPDVTLVDQEMMTYGWYLPKLAKHLPGVYFPGNRWNPVEGALPDGTLAFNLHRFLKVNKHKEVFVCIGLHEGDSTWRRSHSLWPWGTCEKLVPSGAVFDPAEWIRLTRNLYNWTEDYGSFSPSSWEAVANEEMWQARMKTAFFIFDLAETASVTAEMKAQLYTFAYTSYKEIVNSHPHHPVNWHKNYAIACERMLRLGRGDPETLLSQTVKHFLLYTQRAEDDPQRQDILQAVQHLRKELQGLRRRKAELRRKAG, encoded by the exons GGGAGCTGATCACAGCCGCATATGAGCTTGGA GTCGCCCACCCTCCTGGCTACCCCCTGTTCACGCTGCTGGCCAAAGTGGCCACGGGGCTGCCCGGCGGCTCCCCCGCCTTCCGAGTCAATCTCCTCTGCGGcttgctgggagcagctgctgcctctttgCTTTTTTGCACGGTTTTCAG GCTTTCTGGCTCATATGCTGGAGGAATCCTTGCTGCGGGGGTGTTTTCATTTTCCCGTCTAACATGGCAGTGGTCCATCACGGCGGAGGTTTTCAGCTTAAACAATCTGTTTGTGGGGCTGCTGATGGCTCTCACTGCTCATTTTGAGGAGGCATCCACTGCAAAAGAGAGATCAAAG atCTCTAAATGGGGTGCCTTTTGCTGTGGGCTCAGTCTGTGCAATCAGCACACCATAGTGCTTTATGTTGCTTGTGTTGTGCCCTGGGTTCTCACACAGCTTTTCAGAAAGAAG GAATTGTCCCTAGGCCATTTGCTGAAGTTGGGTTTATGCTTTTTGGCTGGATTGCTGCCTTATCTCTATCTGCCGGCTTCATCCTACCTCAATCGAGCCCGCTGGACATGGGGAGACCAGACGACTTTTCAAGGATTTTTGACCCACTTTCTGAGGGAAGAATATGGGACATTCAATCTG gcCAAGTCCGAGACAGGATCCAGCATGGGGGAGATGCTGCT TTTCCAGCTGGCACAGATGAAGTCAGAGCTCTCCCTTCCTGTCCTTGCCCTGGCACTGGTGGCCTGTgtgagcacagcactgct gaaaaagcagcagaaatcacCTGTGATCTGGCTCTTCACTGGAATGCTCTGCCTTTATTCCCTTTTCTTTGCTTGGAGAGCAAATTTGGATGTTACAAAGCCTCTGTTTCTAGGCGTG GTGGAGCGGTTTtggctgcagagcagtgctgtggtggctgtgctggcagggctggggctggccacACTGGCCAGCCTTGGGAGGGGCACTGTGCTGGagggctcctggctgctgccaggcttgGAGTGGCTTCCTGCTCTTGCCCTCGTGGCTTCTCAGCTTTGGGCAAATTACAG CACTTGTGATCAGAGCAGCAACTATGTTATTGATAAGTTTGCAAGGAACGTGCTGTCCTCCATGCCAACGGGAGCAGTGATCCTGCTAAGAGGAGACCTGCCTGGGAATGCTCTTCGTTACCTTCATTATTGTGAGGGGATGAGGCCAGATGTCACCTTGGTGGACCAGGAG ATGATGACTTACGGGTGGTATTTACCCAAGCTGGCAAAGCATTTACCTGGTGTTTATTTTCCCGGGAACCGGTGGAATCCTGTGGAAGGAGCATTACCCGACGGGACACTCGCCTTTAATCTCCATCGTTTCCTCAAAGTAAATAAACA TAAGGAAGTGTTTGTCTGCATAGGTCTTCATGAAGGGGACTCGACGTGGAGAAGGAGCCACTCGCTGTGGCCCTGGGGGACGTGTGAAAAGTTGGTTCCTTCTGGGGCTGTGTTTGACCCAGCAGAGTGGATTCGTCTCACAAGGAATCTCTATAACTGGACTGAAGACTATGGCAG TTTCAGCCCCTCTTCCTGGGAAGCTGTCGCCAATGAGGAGATGTGGCAAGCCAG GATGAAAACAGCTTTCTTCATCTTTGACCTCGCAGAAACGGCCAGTGTGACTGCAGAAATGAAAGCACAGCTTTACACATTTGCATACACT TCATACAAAGAAATTGTCAACTCCCATCCCCATCACCCGGTGAACTGGCACAAAAACTACGCCATCGCCTGCGAGAGGATGCTGCGCCTCGGCCGGGGGGACCCCGAAACGCTGCTCTCCCAGACTGTGAAACACTTCCTGCTCTACACCCAGAGGGCAGAGGATGATCCCCAGCGCCAGGAcatcctgcaggctgtgcagcacctcaggaaggagctgcaggggctgaggaggaggaaagcGGAGCTGAGGCGCAAAGCTGGGtag
- the TMEM260 gene encoding protein O-mannosyl-transferase TMEM260 isoform X3 — protein sequence MEENRRPRWITSPGELITAAYELGVAHPPGYPLFTLLAKVATGLPGGSPAFRVNLLCGLLGAAAASLLFCTVFRLSGSYAGGILAAGVFSFSRLTWQWSITAEVFSLNNLFVGLLMALTAHFEEASTAKERSKISKWGAFCCGLSLCNQHTIVLYVACVVPWVLTQLFRKKELSLGHLLKLGLCFLAGLLPYLYLPASSYLNRARWTWGDQTTFQGFLTHFLREEYGTFNLAKSETGSSMGEMLLFQLAQMKSELSLPVLALALVACVSTALLKKQQKSPVIWLFTGMLCLYSLFFAWRANLDVTKPLFLGVVERFWLQSSAVVAVLAGLGLATLASLGRGTVLEGSWLLPGLEWLPALALVASQLWANYSTCDQSSNYVIDKFARNVLSSMPTGAVILLRGDLPGNALRYLHYCEGMRPDVTLVDQEMMTYGWYLPKLAKHLPGVYFPGNRWNPVEGALPDGTLAFNLHRFLKVNKHKEVFVCIGLHEGDSTWRRSHSLWPWGTCEKLVPSGAVFDPAEWIRLTRNLYNWTEDYGSFSPSSWEAVANEEMWQARMKTAFFIFDLAETASVTAEMKAQLYTFAYTSPWKYSVSTLQSSLPLFIQTGSTADSQRFVQGFDPFLLAPWSWRMPAANQSTPCFCYNYVVCAGLQTHAKRLLVLKSPLCTCPLCHYTVQSEPASVKSDSLLTAN from the exons GGGAGCTGATCACAGCCGCATATGAGCTTGGA GTCGCCCACCCTCCTGGCTACCCCCTGTTCACGCTGCTGGCCAAAGTGGCCACGGGGCTGCCCGGCGGCTCCCCCGCCTTCCGAGTCAATCTCCTCTGCGGcttgctgggagcagctgctgcctctttgCTTTTTTGCACGGTTTTCAG GCTTTCTGGCTCATATGCTGGAGGAATCCTTGCTGCGGGGGTGTTTTCATTTTCCCGTCTAACATGGCAGTGGTCCATCACGGCGGAGGTTTTCAGCTTAAACAATCTGTTTGTGGGGCTGCTGATGGCTCTCACTGCTCATTTTGAGGAGGCATCCACTGCAAAAGAGAGATCAAAG atCTCTAAATGGGGTGCCTTTTGCTGTGGGCTCAGTCTGTGCAATCAGCACACCATAGTGCTTTATGTTGCTTGTGTTGTGCCCTGGGTTCTCACACAGCTTTTCAGAAAGAAG GAATTGTCCCTAGGCCATTTGCTGAAGTTGGGTTTATGCTTTTTGGCTGGATTGCTGCCTTATCTCTATCTGCCGGCTTCATCCTACCTCAATCGAGCCCGCTGGACATGGGGAGACCAGACGACTTTTCAAGGATTTTTGACCCACTTTCTGAGGGAAGAATATGGGACATTCAATCTG gcCAAGTCCGAGACAGGATCCAGCATGGGGGAGATGCTGCT TTTCCAGCTGGCACAGATGAAGTCAGAGCTCTCCCTTCCTGTCCTTGCCCTGGCACTGGTGGCCTGTgtgagcacagcactgct gaaaaagcagcagaaatcacCTGTGATCTGGCTCTTCACTGGAATGCTCTGCCTTTATTCCCTTTTCTTTGCTTGGAGAGCAAATTTGGATGTTACAAAGCCTCTGTTTCTAGGCGTG GTGGAGCGGTTTtggctgcagagcagtgctgtggtggctgtgctggcagggctggggctggccacACTGGCCAGCCTTGGGAGGGGCACTGTGCTGGagggctcctggctgctgccaggcttgGAGTGGCTTCCTGCTCTTGCCCTCGTGGCTTCTCAGCTTTGGGCAAATTACAG CACTTGTGATCAGAGCAGCAACTATGTTATTGATAAGTTTGCAAGGAACGTGCTGTCCTCCATGCCAACGGGAGCAGTGATCCTGCTAAGAGGAGACCTGCCTGGGAATGCTCTTCGTTACCTTCATTATTGTGAGGGGATGAGGCCAGATGTCACCTTGGTGGACCAGGAG ATGATGACTTACGGGTGGTATTTACCCAAGCTGGCAAAGCATTTACCTGGTGTTTATTTTCCCGGGAACCGGTGGAATCCTGTGGAAGGAGCATTACCCGACGGGACACTCGCCTTTAATCTCCATCGTTTCCTCAAAGTAAATAAACA TAAGGAAGTGTTTGTCTGCATAGGTCTTCATGAAGGGGACTCGACGTGGAGAAGGAGCCACTCGCTGTGGCCCTGGGGGACGTGTGAAAAGTTGGTTCCTTCTGGGGCTGTGTTTGACCCAGCAGAGTGGATTCGTCTCACAAGGAATCTCTATAACTGGACTGAAGACTATGGCAG TTTCAGCCCCTCTTCCTGGGAAGCTGTCGCCAATGAGGAGATGTGGCAAGCCAG GATGAAAACAGCTTTCTTCATCTTTGACCTCGCAGAAACGGCCAGTGTGACTGCAGAAATGAAAGCACAGCTTTACACATTTGCATACACT AGTCCATGGAAATACAGTGTTTCCACGCTGCAATCTTCACTCCCCTTGTTCATCCAAACTGGGAGCACAGCCGATTCACAGAGATTTGTTCAGGGATTTGATCCATTCCTGCTTGCCCCTTGGTCATGGAGGATGCCAGCAGCAAACCAGTCAACACCCTGCTTTTGCTATAATTATGTTGTCTGTGCTGGGCTCCAAACCCATGCCAAGAGATTGCTTGTCCTGAAGTCCCCTCTATGCACTTGTCCCCTCTGTCATTACACAGTGCAGTCTGAGCCAGCAAGTGTAAAATCCGACAGTCTTCTCACTGCAAATTAA
- the TMEM260 gene encoding protein O-mannosyl-transferase TMEM260 isoform X1: MGAGPGPGAGIGVGSGTGIGIGNGAGGAAGALGAAVAALYTATLPPALPGGDAGELITAAYELGVAHPPGYPLFTLLAKVATGLPGGSPAFRVNLLCGLLGAAAASLLFCTVFRLSGSYAGGILAAGVFSFSRLTWQWSITAEVFSLNNLFVGLLMALTAHFEEASTAKERSKISKWGAFCCGLSLCNQHTIVLYVACVVPWVLTQLFRKKELSLGHLLKLGLCFLAGLLPYLYLPASSYLNRARWTWGDQTTFQGFLTHFLREEYGTFNLAKSETGSSMGEMLLFQLAQMKSELSLPVLALALVACVSTALLKKQQKSPVIWLFTGMLCLYSLFFAWRANLDVTKPLFLGVVERFWLQSSAVVAVLAGLGLATLASLGRGTVLEGSWLLPGLEWLPALALVASQLWANYSTCDQSSNYVIDKFARNVLSSMPTGAVILLRGDLPGNALRYLHYCEGMRPDVTLVDQEMMTYGWYLPKLAKHLPGVYFPGNRWNPVEGALPDGTLAFNLHRFLKVNKHKEVFVCIGLHEGDSTWRRSHSLWPWGTCEKLVPSGAVFDPAEWIRLTRNLYNWTEDYGSFSPSSWEAVANEEMWQARMKTAFFIFDLAETASVTAEMKAQLYTFAYTSPWKYSVSTLQSSLPLFIQTGSTADSQRFVQGFDPFLLAPWSWRMPAANQSTPCFCYNYVVCAGLQTHAKRLLVLKSPLCTCPLCHYTVQSEPASVKSDSLLTAN, encoded by the exons GGGAGCTGATCACAGCCGCATATGAGCTTGGA GTCGCCCACCCTCCTGGCTACCCCCTGTTCACGCTGCTGGCCAAAGTGGCCACGGGGCTGCCCGGCGGCTCCCCCGCCTTCCGAGTCAATCTCCTCTGCGGcttgctgggagcagctgctgcctctttgCTTTTTTGCACGGTTTTCAG GCTTTCTGGCTCATATGCTGGAGGAATCCTTGCTGCGGGGGTGTTTTCATTTTCCCGTCTAACATGGCAGTGGTCCATCACGGCGGAGGTTTTCAGCTTAAACAATCTGTTTGTGGGGCTGCTGATGGCTCTCACTGCTCATTTTGAGGAGGCATCCACTGCAAAAGAGAGATCAAAG atCTCTAAATGGGGTGCCTTTTGCTGTGGGCTCAGTCTGTGCAATCAGCACACCATAGTGCTTTATGTTGCTTGTGTTGTGCCCTGGGTTCTCACACAGCTTTTCAGAAAGAAG GAATTGTCCCTAGGCCATTTGCTGAAGTTGGGTTTATGCTTTTTGGCTGGATTGCTGCCTTATCTCTATCTGCCGGCTTCATCCTACCTCAATCGAGCCCGCTGGACATGGGGAGACCAGACGACTTTTCAAGGATTTTTGACCCACTTTCTGAGGGAAGAATATGGGACATTCAATCTG gcCAAGTCCGAGACAGGATCCAGCATGGGGGAGATGCTGCT TTTCCAGCTGGCACAGATGAAGTCAGAGCTCTCCCTTCCTGTCCTTGCCCTGGCACTGGTGGCCTGTgtgagcacagcactgct gaaaaagcagcagaaatcacCTGTGATCTGGCTCTTCACTGGAATGCTCTGCCTTTATTCCCTTTTCTTTGCTTGGAGAGCAAATTTGGATGTTACAAAGCCTCTGTTTCTAGGCGTG GTGGAGCGGTTTtggctgcagagcagtgctgtggtggctgtgctggcagggctggggctggccacACTGGCCAGCCTTGGGAGGGGCACTGTGCTGGagggctcctggctgctgccaggcttgGAGTGGCTTCCTGCTCTTGCCCTCGTGGCTTCTCAGCTTTGGGCAAATTACAG CACTTGTGATCAGAGCAGCAACTATGTTATTGATAAGTTTGCAAGGAACGTGCTGTCCTCCATGCCAACGGGAGCAGTGATCCTGCTAAGAGGAGACCTGCCTGGGAATGCTCTTCGTTACCTTCATTATTGTGAGGGGATGAGGCCAGATGTCACCTTGGTGGACCAGGAG ATGATGACTTACGGGTGGTATTTACCCAAGCTGGCAAAGCATTTACCTGGTGTTTATTTTCCCGGGAACCGGTGGAATCCTGTGGAAGGAGCATTACCCGACGGGACACTCGCCTTTAATCTCCATCGTTTCCTCAAAGTAAATAAACA TAAGGAAGTGTTTGTCTGCATAGGTCTTCATGAAGGGGACTCGACGTGGAGAAGGAGCCACTCGCTGTGGCCCTGGGGGACGTGTGAAAAGTTGGTTCCTTCTGGGGCTGTGTTTGACCCAGCAGAGTGGATTCGTCTCACAAGGAATCTCTATAACTGGACTGAAGACTATGGCAG TTTCAGCCCCTCTTCCTGGGAAGCTGTCGCCAATGAGGAGATGTGGCAAGCCAG GATGAAAACAGCTTTCTTCATCTTTGACCTCGCAGAAACGGCCAGTGTGACTGCAGAAATGAAAGCACAGCTTTACACATTTGCATACACT AGTCCATGGAAATACAGTGTTTCCACGCTGCAATCTTCACTCCCCTTGTTCATCCAAACTGGGAGCACAGCCGATTCACAGAGATTTGTTCAGGGATTTGATCCATTCCTGCTTGCCCCTTGGTCATGGAGGATGCCAGCAGCAAACCAGTCAACACCCTGCTTTTGCTATAATTATGTTGTCTGTGCTGGGCTCCAAACCCATGCCAAGAGATTGCTTGTCCTGAAGTCCCCTCTATGCACTTGTCCCCTCTGTCATTACACAGTGCAGTCTGAGCCAGCAAGTGTAAAATCCGACAGTCTTCTCACTGCAAATTAA